In Nisaea acidiphila, the DNA window GTCCATTGCGCGACCGGGAACATGTCGACGGCGGGAAGTGCGGTCGTGAAGGCGCGGATCGTGTGCGGGAGCCGCACCGTGAAGTCCGCGCCGAACGTCACGGCGGGTCGCGGGACGGATGGTTCCGGCGCGCTTTCGAGCTCCGTTTTGGGCTCCGGCGGGCCGGAGATGTCCTCTCCGAGGCGCACCGAGTCGCTGACATAGGTTCCGGCGCCCGTGCGCGCTTCCAGTAATCCTTCCGCGATGAGGCGCTCGAAGACCTCGACCATGGTCGTGCGCGAGACGCCGAGATCCCGGGCGAGGGTGCGGGTCGCTGGCAGCCTTTCGCCCGCCCTGAGGCCGCCAGAGAGAATGATCTCCCGGATCGACGATGCGATCTGCGTCGCCAACAGGCGTGGCGAGTCATGGTCGATGCGGATGGCGCTGAGCAAGGCGCCGGCGGCACGTTTCACCATGAATGCGGCTGGCTCCAGATCGAGAAAGGTGGATGCGAATTGGTTTGGTGTTTTCTCGAAAATGGACCTTAAATTGCGTCCAAATTGGTCGTCAAGATAGCGAAACACTTAAAACGCTAGACTGATCGCGGTCGAAGCGCGGAAGCCAAAGCTCTGGATATCCACTCATGAAAATCACCAAGATCGAGACCTTTAGCACCGAATTCGTCGGCTTTGTCCGCGTGACGGCAGAGGATGGCAGCCAGGGCTGGGGGCAGGTTTCGACCTACAATTCCGATATCTCCGCCAAGGTGCTACACCGCCAGGTAGCGCCCTATGCGCTCGGCTGGGACGCGTTCGATCTCGACGGCCTGATGCGGATCATTCCGGAGCGGGAGCATAAATTCCCCGGCGCCTATCTGCGCCGCGGCATGGCGGGCGTGGACACCGCGCTCTGGGATCTCTACGGCAAGCGCGAGGGCAAGAGCGTCTGCGAGCTGCTCGGCGGTACGCCGCGTCCGTTTCGGGTCTATGCCTCGAGCATGCGGCGCGACATCACGCCCGCTGACGAGGTGGAACGCCTGAAACGGCTGCAGGGCGAATGCGGCTATGACGCCTTCAAGGTCCGGATCGGCAGCGAATACGGCCATGACGTCGACGAATGGCCGGGCCGGACGGAGGAAATGATCGGCGCGATGAGCGCCGCATTCGGCGGCAAGGCCGATTTGCTGGCGGACGCCAACAGCTGCTTCACCCCGAAACGGGCCATCGAGGTTGGCCGGATGATGGAGGAAAAGGGCTTCTGCCATTTCGAGGAACCCTGTCCCTATTGGGAACTCGAATGGACGAAGGAAGTCGCCGACGCCCTCGATATCGACGTGACCGGCGGCGAGCAGGATTGCGATCTCGCGCATTGGCGGCGGATGGCCGGGATGCATGCCGTCGACGTGCTGCAACCCGACATTCTCTATATTGGCGGCATCCACCGGACATTGCATGTGGCGGAGCTGGCCAAGAAGTACGGCATGGCCTGTACTCCGCACTCGGCCAATCTCGGCCTGGTGACGGTCTTCAGCCTGCATCTGATGGGCGCGATAGAGTCCGCCGGACCCTATGTCGAGTTCTCGATCGAGGATTTCGATTACTACCCCTGGCAGAAGGATCTCTACGACCCGTTCCCGGTCGCGCGGGATGGGAAGGTGGAAATCCCGGCTGGACCGGGTTGGGGCGTCGAGATCCGGCAAGACTGGCTCGAGCGTGCGCAGTATGAATGTTCCGAACTCGATTGAGCGCGACCGGAGCAGAAATGCAGCAGAACATTTTTACCGAAAACTTCACCACCGATCCCTATTGGTGGACCGAAACCTCGCGCCCGGATGTCGGGTGGACGGATCTGCCTGGGCAGGTGGATGTTGCGGTCGTCGGCTCCGGCTATACGGGGTTGTCGGCGGCGCTTGAGCTTGCAAGGGCAGGGCGGTTGGTCCTCGTGTTCGATGCCGAGGATGCGGGCTGGGGCTGCAGTACCAGGAACGGGGGCCAGATCAGCCGCTCGATCAAGCCCGGCTACGAGGAACTGACGCGGCGCTATGGTTCCAACACCGCGTTCGGGATCATCCGCGAGGGCGCAAACGCGCTCGACTGGATCACGGATTTTGTCGCCGCCGAGAAGATTGACTGCGATTTCGCTGTCCCGGGAAAATTCACGGCGGCGCACAACCCGGCACAATTCGAGAAGATGGCGCGTGCGGCGGAGAACCAGCCCGAGGGGCTTGAGGAACCGCTGCGCGTGGTGACGCAGGCAGAGCAGCATGCGGAGATCGGAACGGATGCCTATTACGGCGGCGTTGTGAACGAGAGCACCGCCTCTCTAGATCCGGCGAAGTTCCACGCGGGTCTCCTCGCACGGGTCCGTGAGGCCAGCGTGCAGATCGCTACGCATTGCCCGGTCACTGAGATAGAGCAGAGCGCCCCGGGCTTCGTCGTGAAGACGCCTCGGGGACCGGTGCGGGCGCGCAACGTGCTCGTGGCCAGCAATGGATATGTCGGTCCGGAGTCCGGCTGGCAGCGCCGCCGGGTCATTCCGATCGGCAGCTATATCATCGCCACCGAAGCGCTTCCCAAAGAGCAGATGGACCGGCTTTTGCCGACCGACCGAATGCTCGGGGACAGTCGCAAGGTCGTCTACTATTACCGGGCCTCGCCGGACCGGAGTCGAATTCTCTTTGGCGGACGTGTATCCGCGGGCGAGACCGATCCGCTGAAAAGCGCACCTTTGCTCCGCCGCGATCTGGCCGGGATCTTCCCGGAACTGGCGGATGTCCGGGTCAGTCATTCCTGGATGGGTTTCGTTGCCTATACCTTCGATACGCTGGCGCATGTGGGCTGTAATGAAAATGTCCACTTTGCGATGGGATACTGCGGCTCTGGTGTATCCATGTCGGGGTATCTGGGAATGCGCGCCGCACAGCAGATTCTGGGTCTCAAAGAGGGGAGTACTGCCTTCGACGGGATCGGTTTCCCGACGCGCCCCTTCTATACCGGCCGTCCCTGGTTCCTCGCGGCGTCGGTTGCCTATTACCGCTGGCGCGATGGCCTGAACCGGTAGGCGGCCCGCATCAGGATGCATGCTCTTCGCAGAATTGGTCTGGCGTTTATTCGAGAATGGACCTGTTCTGCGGGCCAATCCGGTCTTTCAATTTTCTGTAATGGGCAGGATTGGGAGTAATCCCGGGGCCCGGCTCGGATGCCGCCCTTCGAAAAGACCCATAGAAACGAACAGCGGAGTAACTCACATGACGAACAAGAAGACCTTTTCGCGCCGTGGCCTGTTGACCGCGGCCGTCGGCGCCGTGGCTCTGTCCGCGGTTGCGCTTCCCGCCTTGGCGGATTCCGTGACCGTCGCTTCCTGGGGCGGCTCCTATCAAAATGCGCAGAGTCTCGCCCTGTTCCAGCCTGCCGCCAAGGCGCTCGGGATCACCGTGAAGGAAGAGACCTATGGCGGCATGTCTGACGTGCGCCTTAAGGTGAAGGCCGGCGCGGTCGGCTGGGACATGGTCTCCAGCGGGTCCGGCAGCGCGGCGCGGGCTGCGGCGGAAGGACTGCTCGAAAAAATCGATTTCGGCGTGGTCGATGTCTCGACCTTCTATCCGGGGCTCTACACGGATTACTGCGTCGGCAGCGATGTGTTCTCGACGGTGATGGCCTTCAATACCTCGACCTTCGGCGACAAGGGGCCGGGCAGCTGGGCCGATTTCTGGGACGTGAAGAAGTTCCCGGGCAAGCGCGCCTACCGCAACAAGGTCGCCGGTGCGCTTGAGCCGGCGCTGATGGCCGACGGCGTGGCGCCGGAAGACGTATACAAGGTCCTCGACAGCGAGGAAGGCATCAAGCGCGCGCTCGACAAGATCCGTGAGCTGAAGCCGCATGTCGCTGTCTGGTGGAAGTCCGGCGCCCAGCATGCCCAGCTCATGAAGGACGGCGAGGTTGACATGACCACCGGCTGGAACGGCCGTTTCGACGTCGCCAAAAAGGACGGTGCGAAGGTGGCCTATACCTTCAATCAGGCGCTGCTCGACTATGATTGCTTCGCCATTCCGAAGGGCGCGCCGAACAAGGACCTGGCCATGAAGTTTCTGGCCGAGATGAGCAAGCCGGAAATCCAGGCCAACCTGCCGGAGCACATCACTTACGGCCCGACGAACAAGAAAGCTTACGAGATCGGGAAGATCGACGAAGCCATGGCGCGCGCGATGCCGTCCCATCCGGACAATGCCAAGCTGCAGCTTCCGGTCAGTCTCGCCTGGTACGCCAAGTGGGAGCAGAAGGCCGCTGCCATGTATCAGGACATGCTCACGGAATAACCCGGCTCTTATTATTCCGTTGGGGAGGGGACGGCAGTTCGCTGCCGTCCCCTAATTCCCGGCCGCGGCTGGAGCTGCAGCCTGTATTCTCACAATTTCACTGACTGCGAGTTGGGAATGTCGAAGCTTGATGCGCTTCCGATATCGATTTCCGGTCTGACGAAGAGCTATGGTGATATCTTCGCCCTCAATCACGTCGACCTTGAGGTCCGGAGCGGCGAGTTCCTGACCCTGCTGGGCCCGTCGGGCTCCGGCAAGACCACGCTGCTGATGGCACTCGCGGGCTTTACCCGCCCGGATCACGGCAGCATTCGGTTCGGTGAGGACGAGATTGTCACCATGCCCCCGCATAAGCGAGGTGTCGGCATGGTGTTTCAGAACTATGCCCTGTTCCCGCATATGAGCGTCGCGGCCAACGTCGCCTATCCTCTTAAGCTGCGGAAGACACCGAAGGCGGAGGCCGACCGCCTCGTCGAGGAGGCGCTAGAAACGGTGCAGCTCGGTGGTTATGGCGAGCGGCGGATCAGCCAGCTTTCCGGCGGGCAGAAACAGCGTGTCGCCCTCGCCCGCGCGATCGTCTTTAGCCCGCGCATTCTACTGATGGACGAACCGCTTTCGGCGCTGGACAAGAACCTCCGCGAGCAGATGCAGATCGAGCTGCGCCATCTGCACGAGAAGCTCGGCATGACGACGGTCTATGTCACCCACGACCAGCGCGAGGCGCTGACCATGTCGGACCGGATCGCGGTGATCAATCACGGCCGGTTGATGCAGCTCGACACGCCGCGGCAGATCTATGAGCGCCCGGCGAACCGCTTCATCGCCGAGTTTATCGGAGAGTCGACCTTCCTCAAGCTGGAGCGGTCCGGAGACCGGATCAGTTTTGCCGGTGTCGAACTGGATGTGGGCGAGGTTCCCGACGGCAACGAACTATCGCTTGTCGTCCGTCCCGAGCGGTTGACGATCCTCAACGGAGACGACCCGGGAAAAACCAATATCTTCCCGGGAACGGTGCGCGATCTGGTCTACCAGGGCGATACGACGTTGGCCTATGTGACCCTCGCGGACGGAACGGATATTGCGGTCCGTGCCGGGATGCGGAGCGAGGCGGCGATCGACACCGTGTCGATCGGAGAGCGCGTTGCGCTCGGTCTGAAGCCGGCCGACGTGGTGCTTATTCCCGGCGAAGAGGCATGAGCACGATTTCGGGCATCGCTGCCGCGCCTCGCGCCAACGAGGTGCTGCTGAACCGTCAGGACTGGCAGGAACGCTGGGCTCTGCTCGGCTTGGCATCGCCCGCCGTGCTGACCATCCTGATCGTCATGGTCATCCCGGTCGGCTGGCTGTTCTATCTCTCCTTTCTCTCCGACGATGGCAGTTTCTCGCTTGAGCATTACGAGCGGATGCTGGAGAGCAAGGCCTATGCGCGGATCTTCTGGACCACCTTCAAGGTCAGCTTCCTGACCACCGGTCTCTGTATCCTGATCGGTTATCCGCTCGCCTATTTTCTCTCGCAGCTCGGCCCGCGCGCGGCGACGCTCTGCATGCTGACGGTACTGCTGCCGTTCTGGACCTCGCTTCTGGTGCGCACCTATGCCTGGCTGGTGCTGCTGCAGCGTCAGGGGCTGGTCAATCGCTGGGGCATGGAACTCGGCCTCTGGGAAGAACCGCTGGCGCTGGTGCATAACCTCAACGGCACGCTGATCGGTATGGTCCATATCATGCTGCCGTTCCTGGTCCTGCCGCTTTACGGTTCGATGAAGGCGATCAGCACGGACTATCTGAAGGCCTCGTCCAATCTCGGGGCCGGGCCGGTGCAGACCTTCTGGAACATCTTCTTTCCGCTCTCGCTGCCGGGTCTCTTCGCCGGCGCGCTCATCGTCTTCGTGCTCTGCCTCGGATTCTTCGTCACCCCGGCAGTGCTGGGCGGCGGCAAGGTGATCATGGTCTCCAACCAGATCACCCGGAATATCGAACTGTTCTTCAACTGGGGGGCGGCGAGCGCGCTTGGCGTCGTGCTGCTGCTGATCACGCTCGGGATCCTCTTCGCGGCCTCGCGTCTGCTCAATCTCAACCGCGTGCTGGGAGGAGGGCACTGATGAACTGGCTGAAGCGCCCCGCCTCGGAGACCCAGATCACGCACGGTCAGCGGCTCTGGCTCTACATCATTTCCACGGTCATCATGGTGCTGCTCGTGGCGCCGACCGTGATCGTCATCCCGATGTCCTTCTCGGCCTCGCAATATCTCGAATTCCCGCCACGGGAATGGTCGTTGCGCTGGTACGAGCATTACGTCAACTCGCCGGCCTGGATGGATGCGACCTGGACTTCCTTGAAAGCCGGTTTTCTCACCATGTGTCTGGCGACACCGGTCGGAGTGGCCGCGGCCTACGGCCTCCATGTCTCGCGCCATCCGCTCGGGCAATTCTTCTATGTCCTGCTGATCACGCCGATCATGGTCCCGGTTATCCTGATCGCGATCGCGGCCTTTTATGTCTTTGTCCAGATCAAGCTGGTGAACAGCCTTCTCGGGCTGGTCATCGCCCACACGATCCTCGCCCTGCCGCTCGTCCTCATCGTCGTGAGCGCGGCGCTGAAAAGCTACGACATGAACCAGGAAATGGCCGCGCGCAGCCTCGGGGCCTCGCGGCTGACGGCGTTCCTTGGAATCACCCTGCCGCAGATCCGGTTCTCCGTTCTGACCGCCGCTTTGCTCTCTTTTCTCACCTCATTCGACGAGGTGATTATCGCCATGTTCGTCTCTGGCGGGGAAAATTCGACCCTGACGCGAAACATGTTCAACGCGCTGCGCGATCAGATCGATCCGACCATCGCTTCGATTTCGACCATCATGATCGTGATTTCGTCGACGCTGTTGATCCTCAGTCAGCTTTTCGGAAAGTCGCGCGACTGAAGTGCCATTGAGGAGACTATCGGTCGTAGCCGGCTGTCCCTAGGCTGTCGGGCGTTTGATTGTCTCAACGGAGCTGAGTGCTTATGCCGCTCTTTCGTGGACCGGCAATAGCCGCGTCCTTTTCGGTCCTGATCCTGTGCCTCGGAATGACCGCGCTCGGTCGCGGGGCCGGGGAAAGCTATGCGGTCTTCCTTCTCCCACTCTCTGCCGATCTTGGCTGGGATCGTTCGTCCGCGACCTCGGTTTATTCGATTTTCATGGCGGCGACCGGATTCTTCGCGCCACTGGCGGGGTACCTCTTCGACCGCTATGGCGGACGTCTCGTCTATGTTGCGGGGTTGCTGGCTCTGGCGGCGGGGTATTTCGCAGCGGGCAGTCTCTCGGAACTCTGGCACTTCCAGCTTGCCATCGGGGTCTTTTGCGGTTTCGGCGCAGCGCTGATCGGGCTTGCGCCGGCGCAAGCCGTCGTGAGCCGCTGGTTCGACAAGGGGTTGGCGACCGCACTGGCCATGACCTATGGCGGTCTCGGCGTCGGGACCCTCGTGATGGCCCCGCTCGCGGAATATCTGATCGCCGAGCAGGGCTGGCGCGCGGCCTATGGCTGGTACGCCGCGGTATTCGTGGTTCTGGGCCTCTTCGTATTGTTCCTGCCCTGGCGCAGGATTGCTGAAGGCGCGGAAGGCAATCCCAGGCGTCATGCGCGCGGCATCGAAAAGTCGGGGCCTTCCCTGTTCGCCGCTCTGAAGACCGGCGCATTCTGGGTCTTCTTCGCCATCTTCTTCGTAACCGCCATGTCGATCTATGGCGTGAGCCTGCAATCGGTGGCCTATTTGGTCAGCGAAGGCATGAGCGAGCGGCAGGCCGCGTTCGCCTTCGGCACGGCGGGGATGCTGTCTTTCTTCGGTATGACCCTGACAGGCATGCTGGCAGACCGGTTCGGACATCGGATCGTGGCCACGTCGAGTTACGGCCTGACTGTGATCGCGATTGGCGCGCTCTACATGCTGCCGTCCGACGGGACGGGCATTCTGCTTGTGATCTATATCGCGTGTTTCGGTCTCAGCATGGGGGCGAGAGGGCCGATCATCACCACGCTGATGGCGCGCCGCTTCTCGGGGTCCGGGATCGGAGCAATTCTCGGAGCGGCCAATTTCGGGCAGGGGATCGGGGCCGGGTTCGGCGCTTTCTTGTCAGGTGTGCTTTTCGATCTCACCGGCGGCTATGGTCTGGCCTTTGCCGTCTGCACCGCTGCTGCGATCCTCGGCGCCGGCCTGTTCTGGACAGTCGGCGCCGAGAAAAAGTGACGGGTCCGGATTACTTGCTGCGGACCTGGGAAAGGAAATCCTCGACCTGACGATTCAGGCTCTGGATCTGCTCGGTCAGCTCACGCGCCCGGCCG includes these proteins:
- a CDS encoding NAD(P)/FAD-dependent oxidoreductase, whose translation is MQQNIFTENFTTDPYWWTETSRPDVGWTDLPGQVDVAVVGSGYTGLSAALELARAGRLVLVFDAEDAGWGCSTRNGGQISRSIKPGYEELTRRYGSNTAFGIIREGANALDWITDFVAAEKIDCDFAVPGKFTAAHNPAQFEKMARAAENQPEGLEEPLRVVTQAEQHAEIGTDAYYGGVVNESTASLDPAKFHAGLLARVREASVQIATHCPVTEIEQSAPGFVVKTPRGPVRARNVLVASNGYVGPESGWQRRRVIPIGSYIIATEALPKEQMDRLLPTDRMLGDSRKVVYYYRASPDRSRILFGGRVSAGETDPLKSAPLLRRDLAGIFPELADVRVSHSWMGFVAYTFDTLAHVGCNENVHFAMGYCGSGVSMSGYLGMRAAQQILGLKEGSTAFDGIGFPTRPFYTGRPWFLAASVAYYRWRDGLNR
- a CDS encoding polyamine ABC transporter substrate-binding protein, whose product is MTNKKTFSRRGLLTAAVGAVALSAVALPALADSVTVASWGGSYQNAQSLALFQPAAKALGITVKEETYGGMSDVRLKVKAGAVGWDMVSSGSGSAARAAAEGLLEKIDFGVVDVSTFYPGLYTDYCVGSDVFSTVMAFNTSTFGDKGPGSWADFWDVKKFPGKRAYRNKVAGALEPALMADGVAPEDVYKVLDSEEGIKRALDKIRELKPHVAVWWKSGAQHAQLMKDGEVDMTTGWNGRFDVAKKDGAKVAYTFNQALLDYDCFAIPKGAPNKDLAMKFLAEMSKPEIQANLPEHITYGPTNKKAYEIGKIDEAMARAMPSHPDNAKLQLPVSLAWYAKWEQKAAAMYQDMLTE
- a CDS encoding ABC transporter ATP-binding protein, encoding MSKLDALPISISGLTKSYGDIFALNHVDLEVRSGEFLTLLGPSGSGKTTLLMALAGFTRPDHGSIRFGEDEIVTMPPHKRGVGMVFQNYALFPHMSVAANVAYPLKLRKTPKAEADRLVEEALETVQLGGYGERRISQLSGGQKQRVALARAIVFSPRILLMDEPLSALDKNLREQMQIELRHLHEKLGMTTVYVTHDQREALTMSDRIAVINHGRLMQLDTPRQIYERPANRFIAEFIGESTFLKLERSGDRISFAGVELDVGEVPDGNELSLVVRPERLTILNGDDPGKTNIFPGTVRDLVYQGDTTLAYVTLADGTDIAVRAGMRSEAAIDTVSIGERVALGLKPADVVLIPGEEA
- a CDS encoding mandelate racemase/muconate lactonizing enzyme family protein encodes the protein MKITKIETFSTEFVGFVRVTAEDGSQGWGQVSTYNSDISAKVLHRQVAPYALGWDAFDLDGLMRIIPEREHKFPGAYLRRGMAGVDTALWDLYGKREGKSVCELLGGTPRPFRVYASSMRRDITPADEVERLKRLQGECGYDAFKVRIGSEYGHDVDEWPGRTEEMIGAMSAAFGGKADLLADANSCFTPKRAIEVGRMMEEKGFCHFEEPCPYWELEWTKEVADALDIDVTGGEQDCDLAHWRRMAGMHAVDVLQPDILYIGGIHRTLHVAELAKKYGMACTPHSANLGLVTVFSLHLMGAIESAGPYVEFSIEDFDYYPWQKDLYDPFPVARDGKVEIPAGPGWGVEIRQDWLERAQYECSELD
- a CDS encoding MFS transporter codes for the protein MPLFRGPAIAASFSVLILCLGMTALGRGAGESYAVFLLPLSADLGWDRSSATSVYSIFMAATGFFAPLAGYLFDRYGGRLVYVAGLLALAAGYFAAGSLSELWHFQLAIGVFCGFGAALIGLAPAQAVVSRWFDKGLATALAMTYGGLGVGTLVMAPLAEYLIAEQGWRAAYGWYAAVFVVLGLFVLFLPWRRIAEGAEGNPRRHARGIEKSGPSLFAALKTGAFWVFFAIFFVTAMSIYGVSLQSVAYLVSEGMSERQAAFAFGTAGMLSFFGMTLTGMLADRFGHRIVATSSYGLTVIAIGALYMLPSDGTGILLVIYIACFGLSMGARGPIITTLMARRFSGSGIGAILGAANFGQGIGAGFGAFLSGVLFDLTGGYGLAFAVCTAAAILGAGLFWTVGAEKK
- a CDS encoding ABC transporter permease, whose amino-acid sequence is MSTISGIAAAPRANEVLLNRQDWQERWALLGLASPAVLTILIVMVIPVGWLFYLSFLSDDGSFSLEHYERMLESKAYARIFWTTFKVSFLTTGLCILIGYPLAYFLSQLGPRAATLCMLTVLLPFWTSLLVRTYAWLVLLQRQGLVNRWGMELGLWEEPLALVHNLNGTLIGMVHIMLPFLVLPLYGSMKAISTDYLKASSNLGAGPVQTFWNIFFPLSLPGLFAGALIVFVLCLGFFVTPAVLGGGKVIMVSNQITRNIELFFNWGAASALGVVLLLITLGILFAASRLLNLNRVLGGGH
- a CDS encoding ABC transporter permease: MNWLKRPASETQITHGQRLWLYIISTVIMVLLVAPTVIVIPMSFSASQYLEFPPREWSLRWYEHYVNSPAWMDATWTSLKAGFLTMCLATPVGVAAAYGLHVSRHPLGQFFYVLLITPIMVPVILIAIAAFYVFVQIKLVNSLLGLVIAHTILALPLVLIVVSAALKSYDMNQEMAARSLGASRLTAFLGITLPQIRFSVLTAALLSFLTSFDEVIIAMFVSGGENSTLTRNMFNALRDQIDPTIASISTIMIVISSTLLILSQLFGKSRD